In Salvia miltiorrhiza cultivar Shanhuang (shh) chromosome 4, IMPLAD_Smil_shh, whole genome shotgun sequence, the DNA window tcgacctccaaaatagtacaacgagtgttggagtcgtgactgctgtgaaatatcggcgtaagagtcaagtggtcTATCTAAaccttaaagcattctgggcaaagcacaactagcgataggccatcgcagagagcgtggatgttgcccggggtagttgatttccattagctgaacCTTCTAAGGGATTATAAagtgaaaggatagattgggcaaggggtttttgcgtgcgtgacgagtgacaataggggcgcaataattcttatgcctataaccactggtatgcgagtatagtaatttatctttgcactGATGACCGAGTGTCTAGTTCATGTctagtgattcaaacccaagtcagaattattttgttatttgatttatctaccttTGTATTTCAGTTTAagttggaaaccccgttctgcccataagcacgttgtggtcagaaccctACAGAATACAAACcccttttagtgacacccttgcaggaggagttacagctcagttccctgtggattcgactctggacttaccgctagctagtctagttgtgggcacatgatattttatttgcacaaagctcaaacgacagcttcgtcaaGGAGTCATCAGAAGCCGGTCTACTTTGTCAGCAGGGTGATTCAGGGGCCCGAATTAAACTATTCAGAGATTGAAAAGGCTGCTCTAGCGGTCATGGTTACAGCTCGAAAGCTAAGGCCCTACTTCTTATCACATCGCGTAGTGGTTCGAACCGCCTTACCCTTCAGACAAGTGCTGGGAAGGCCAGATCTTTTAGGACGCATGGTGAAATGGGCCGTGGAGTTAGGAGAATATGATGTGGATTATGAGCCGAGGATGGCTATCAAGGCCCAAGCCCTTGCGGATTTTATTCAAGAAACTACTCGTTGCCCTGTTCAAGAGTTTTGGGTGGCTTTCATAGATGGATCGGTTACAAAAGAGGGATGCGGGATCGGAGTGTATATGATTTCTCCAGGATCAGAGGTATACCAATTCTCTATTAAATTCACCTGTAAGATATCCAACAATGAAGCCGAGTATGAGGCCGCGGTCAGAGCAGCACATATTTTGTCAGAGCTACGGGCGGAATGTGTCACCATCAGAACTGACTCACAATTAGTAGTTCAGCAACTCTCGGGAGGATACCACATAAAAGAGGATCGAATGCGGGCATATCATAGcaaaattattgaattaaagaaaaaaattatggaaTTCAGAATAAAACAACTCTCGCGAGAGGATAATACCCGGGCAGACTTATTGGCACGGGTTGTCAGCGCAGTGGAGCAGACGTGGAATGATGAGATCACGCTTCTCTGCGACACCAGAGGAATGGGGACTTCCCAAGTTTTTGCGGTGGAAATCCGCAAAAACTATTGTTTGATCAAAGAGTCCAATCAGAGGGCTGGATACGAGAACTATTGTttgatcaatgatcaactctacaAGCGTTCCTTCACCTATCCCTTACTGAAATGTTTATCTCTTGAGGAGGCTAACTTTGCTCTGacagaaattcatgcaggttgctatGGTGGGCACACGGGATTCAGGGATCTTATACGAAAAACCATccgggcagggttctattggccaaCCATTACTAATGACGCCAGAGAATTCGTTCGCAAATGCGAGGCTTGTCAGAGGCATGCTGGCAGGATTAATGTTCCAGGGGAGACTATGGGAGTAATGTATGTTGCCTGCCtgtttgacaaatggggcatagACATCGTCGGGAAATTGCCTATGGCACCAAGGAgcaaatgctttctcattgtaACAGTTGATTACTTCTCCAAATGGGTAGAAGCCGAGGCTGTGTCAAAGATTGACGAGAAAACGGTAGAGCGATTAATCTGGCGAAACATATGTTTCCGGTATGGAATCCCTAGAATCATTGTATCGGACAATGGAACCCAGTTCACAGGGCAGAGAATCGCCAATTTTTGTGATCGCATGGATATAACGCAACGCTTCGTTTTCGTAGCCCATCCGCAAGAAAATGGGTAGGTGGAGTTGGCAAATAGAACAATTTGCGAGGGGATCAAAAAGCGgctaaatcagagcagagggaagtagGTCGAGGAGCTAGACACCGTACTTTGGGCCTATCGTACCAGCCCAAAAACAGCAACcggggaggcaccattcactctggtgtatggatccaacgcggtgataccagcggaggccagACTGGAGTCGTATCGGATAACAACATATAATACAGAGCAAAATTCAGAAATCCGCATAGCAGAGCTAGACCTAGTGGAAACGCAGAGGGATGAAGCCCaggtcagagcagcgaaatacAAGAGCATTATCAAGGCCGGATATGACAAGAGGGTCAGAGCGCGAAAGCTGTCCAAGGGCGACCTAGTTCTCAAGAGGGCCGACGCCCTGAAACCAGTGGGCAAATTCGAGCCCAATTGGGAGGGTCCTTTCATCATCACAGAGGTCTTGGGCGGCGGAGCCTATGTATTGTCGGATCCaaacggcagagctctcccaaGACCGTGGAATATCAACACCATAAAAAAGTTTTATGTGTAATTTGTCATACGAAATACCGaattgtagaccggatactctttttccccacaggggttttaacgaggtttggGGCCATGTTATCAATAAAATTGGATGCGTGGTTTTAGGAATTCCACGGTGTTGTCTCGTTCATTTTAATTATCTCATTTTACGTTGCATATTTTACtcaacatgttcatgcagagcattgcacatgtcaccagaggggggagtagggtatatacccataattcataatttcaatccaaattgctgcttagcaagtcaaggggaaGACAAACATCCAGGGTCAACATCCATGTAAAGGGAAAAGTAGAGGGTTCGTCTTAATCGTAAGctgcgaaagttggatgcatcccccagatcatccatgctccgcgcaaagGGATCGTTTTAAtcataagccacgaaagttaggcgggtccctctgaccgtctatgctccgtgcagagtgttctcttaatcgtaagccgcgaaagttggatgcatcccctggattatccatgctccgcgcagagggttctttcttaatcgtaagctgcgaaagttggatgcatccaccggatcatccatgctccgcgcagagggttcttTCTTAATCGTaggccgcgaaagttggatgcatccccctgATCATCCATGCTTCGCGCAGAGGGTTCTTTCTTAATCGTACGCCgcaaaagttggatgcatctcccggatcatccatgctccgcgcagagggttctcttaatcgtaagctgCGAAAGTTAGATGCATCCCCcagatcatccatgctccgcgcagagggttctttcttaatcgtaagccgcgaaagttggatgcatcccccggatcatccattctccgcgcagagggttcttTCTTattcgtaagccgcgaaagttggatgcatcccccggatcatccatgctccgcgcagaggttctttcttaatcgtaagccgcgaaagttagctGGGTCCCTATGACCAGTTATGCTCCGCACAGAGTATTCTAGCTAGCATAAGGGAAGAGTCAGATAAATGCATGTGAGGGAAGAGTCAGAGAAATGCGTGTAAGGGAAGAGTCAGAGAAACGCATGTGAGGGAAGAGTCAGAGAAACGCATGTGAGGGAAGAGTCAGAGAAATGCCTGTGAAGGAAGAGTCAGAGAAATGCACACGAGGGGAAAGTCAAAATAAGGAGCTACATCTCAGAGCGCCAAAATACAACTCACATCAACTCAAAGGCAGGACAACAGCAACAAGACAACACGAAGGATAAATAAATGCAGAGCTAGACTAGAAGTGAACTCATATCATTTCAAAATAAGGGAGAAATCATTATAGGAGTTCATCAATGGCGTAAAAAGATAAAACCTTACATCACAgcgaaatataaaaaaaaagtatcatTCAAATGTAGCAGAATATTTACAATTGAGATATACAAATTACGGAAAGAATGAGAGGATAATAACAACAGTCAGGAGGAAGGAGCAGCAGTAGAGGAGTTCGGGGCAGCAACTTCAGCGGCAGCATCAGAGGCTTCGGCAGAGGGGACCCCTTCTTCAAGCACCTTCAATGTATCAGAGACATCCACCTCGCGCAAGCGCTGTTCCATATCCAACAGTTTCAAAGCCTCTTTGGTATACTCATTTTCATTTCGGTACAAGGCAAAGAGCTGGTCCACGGCCTCAGAGGTGGAGACGGAAGAATCAAAGGTGGAAGGCAAAGGGGGATCCATACTGAATTGATCAAATCCCTGGGAGCCAACGTTAGCCCAGCCCCTCAACTGTCCCACAAATAGCTTCAGAGCCTCACAGAAAAGGGCTTTGATACTTGGGAGTAACCGGCACAGGATCAGGACAAACCCCAAAGGCGAACAGGGGAAGGACCTTCTCCAGAACCAGATACCACCACAGGGGCTTCTCTGGGGAGTCAGCAGCTATGCCCAGCAACGCGTTAAGATCCTCATCTTTGATATTGTCCATCAGGGCCCCCAGATCCAGAGCAGAAACCTACTCATCTGACGCCCCCAACACTTCTGCCGTCTTCATCGCCGTCTCTTTGATAACATGGGCAAAAAGATGGGAGAACCCCTCCAGATATTCTGGTGTCCTCTGGAATGCCGTCAGGGTATCATCCAGCACCACGTCTAGAAATTGCCGGCCCCGAGGGGAGATGAAGAACTCCAGTCGCTGGTCCCGGGCACCCAGCATATAGCCACGCTTTAGAGCGCCTTCACAGGCCACCTTCCAGCGGTGCTTGGCCTCTTTATATTCGGATCGATATCGGGCCCAAAAACGCTCCAAATTCTCATACCCCTCCTTTTTGGTCCTCTCCAGCTCTAAGGTCAGGGAGGTCTTCTCCACCTCCAGCTGCTCAACCTTGGCCCGCAGCGCGACCATGTTTGTATCAGCCTGGCTGAAGCGCTCCACCAGGACCGTGACCTCCTGGTCATGCTTCGCCTGCGCCTCCTTCTCCTTTTTCAAGTCTTGTTTAGTGTATCGTAATCATCGATACACTGGATTGCCTCACCTATGTGGGACTCCAACTGCAGGGAATCAGAGGGAAAATGTCAGAGTAAAGAAACCAAAAAACAAACACCAAACATTACCAAGGTAAGAATAAATGCAGGGTACCTGAGTCCACAGTTGGCCGATGCTGCTGGCCAACTTC includes these proteins:
- the LOC131023001 gene encoding uncharacterized protein LOC131023001, which gives rise to MVTARKLRPYFLSHRVVVRTALPFRQVLGRPDLLGRMVKWAVELGEYDVDYEPRMAIKAQALADFIQETTRCPVQEFWVAFIDGSVTKEGCGIGVYMISPGSEVYQFSIKFTCKISNNEAEYEAAVRAAHILSELRAECVTIRTDSQLVVQQLSGGYHIKEDRMRAYHSKIIELKKKIMEFRIKQLSREDNTRADLLARVVSAVEQTWNDEITLLCDTRGMGTSQVFAVEIRKNYCLIKESNQRAGYENYCLINDQLYKRSFTYPLLKCLSLEEANFALTEIHAGCYGGHTGFRDLIRKTIRAGFYWPTITNDAREFVRKCEACQRHAGRINVPGETMGVMYVACLFDKWGIDIVGKLPMAPRSKCFLIVTVDYFSKWVEAEAVSKIDEKTVERLIWRNICFRYGIPRIIVSDNGTQFTGQRIANFCDRMDITQRFVFVAHPQENG